CGCACGGCGCTGACGCTCGAGCGGGCGTTCGGTCCGACCGAGGGGCGGCGGCTGTTCAAGAAGTACGTGCGCAACGAGAGCCGCAGCGGGCTCTACCGCGAGACGACGGCTCCGGAGGAGGTGCCCGAGGATCTGAAGCGCTTCGAGCGGCTCGAAGGCCGGATGGAGCTGGCGATCGAGCCGCGGTCGGCCGAACAGGCGACGCTGAAGCTGTTCTCGCCGCGCCCGATGCCGCTCACCGAGATGCTCACCATGCTCCAGAACCTGGGGCTCGCGGTGGTCGACGAGATGAACATCCCGCTCGTCCTGCCAGACGGGCGACGGGCGTGGCTCGAGCGCCTGCGCATCGAAGGCGAGGCCGCCCAGGTCGCGGCCCTGGTCACCGGTGAGCAGAGGCTCCTCGACGCGATCCGCGCGCTGCAGGAGGGACGTGGCACCGACGACTCGCTGAACGCCCTCGTGCTGGCGCAGGATCTCGGCTGGCGCGAGGTCGAGATCCTGCGCACGTTCCGCAATCACCTGCTCCAGATCCGCCCGGCCTACAACGCCGAGACGCTGAACGGGGTCCTGCTGCGCAACGGTCACGTGTCACGGGCGTTGTTCGATCACTTCGCGGCCCGCTTCGACCCACGGCTCGAGGGCGACCGGCGCGCGGCGATGGACGAGGGCGCCGGCCGCGTCCGGACGGCCCTCCGCCGGGTCGGCTCACTGCTCGACGACGAACTGCTCAGGGGCCTCGACAACCTGATCGAGTCGACCGTGCGGACGAACTACTACCAGCACCCGGAGCGGCCGGTCTTCTCGGTCAAGGTCGACTGCGGGAAGGTCGAGCGGATGGTGTCGCCGCGGCCCATGTTCGAGATCTACGTGCACTCGCGGCTGCTCGAGGGAATCCACCTGCGCGGCGGCAAGGTGGCGCGGGGCGGCCTGCGGTGGAGCGACCGGCACGACGACTTCCGGACCGAGGTCCTCGGGCTGATGAAGACGCAGATGGTCAAGAACTCGATCATCGTCCCGGTGGGCTCGAAGGGCGGGTTCGTGCTGAAGGGAGACGTGCCGCCACGACCGGCCCTCGACGCGTATCTGATCGACCGCTATCGGCAGTTCATCTCCGGCCTGCTCGACGTGACCGACAACCTGGTCAACGGCGAGGTCGTGCACCCGCCCGAGGTGGTGTTCCACGACGAGCCCGACCCGTATCTCGTGGTCGCCGCCGACAAGGGTACGGCCCACCTCTCCGACACGGCGAACGCCGTGTCGGCGCAGTACGGCTTCTGGCTCGGTGACGCGTTCGCCTCGGGTGGCAGCGTCGGCTACGACCACAAGAAGGAGGGCATCACGGCGCGCGGCGCGTGGGAATGCGTGCGCGAGCACTTCCGCAATCTCGGCACCGATATCCAGAAGGAGCCCTTCACGGCGGTCGGCATCGGCGACATGTCAGGCGACGTGTTCGGCAACGGCATGCTGCTGTCCCGCGCCACGCGCCTGCTCGGGGCCTTCAACCACCAGCACATCTTCATCGACCCGGACCCTGACATCGAGGCGAGCTTCACCGAGCGAGAGAGGCTGTTCGCGCTGCCACGGTCGACGTGGCGAGACTACGATGCTTCACTGATCAGCGCGGGCGGCGGCATCTTCGACCGGGCCGCGAAGTCGATCCCGATCAGCCAGAAGATGCGCGCGCTGCTCGAGATCGAGGGCGACGAGGCGAGCGGCGAGGAGGTCATCCGCCGCATTCTCATGGCGAAGGTCGATCTGCTCTACAACGGTGGCATCGGGACCTACATCAAGGCCTCGAGCGAGACCGACCAGCAGGTGGGCGACCGCACCAACGACCGCGTGCGGATCGACGCGAACCAGGTGCGCGCGCGCGTGGTCGGCGAAGGCGGCAACCTCGGACTCACCCAGAGGGCGCGCATCGAGTACTGGATGCACGGCGGGCGCGTCAATACCGACGCCGTCGACAACTCCGGCGGCGTCGACATGTCGGACCACGAAGTCAACATCAAAATCCTGCTCGGCGTGCTCCTGCGGTCGGGCGTGGTGAAGGACCGGGCCGAGCGCAACGCGATCCTCGCGGAGATGACCGACGACGTCTCGTCGCTCGTCCTGCTCGACAACCAGCATCAGGCCCGCGCCCTCACGCTGGCCGGCCTCCGCAGCATCAACCGGTACGAGGAGTTCGTCGACCTCATCGACGATCTCGTGGCCAGGGGCATCATGAACCGGAAGGACGACGGCCTGCCGTCGCGCGAGGAACTGCTGGCGAGCCCCGCCCGGGAGCGCGGCATCCCGCGGCCCGTGCTCGCCGTCATGCTCGGGCACATGAAGAACTGGGCCTTCCGGGAGGTGATGACGACCAGCCTGCCGGATAGCCCGGTCGGCGAGGGCTTCCTGCACGCCTACTTCCCTCGACGGATGCGCGAGAGCTTCGCAGAGCACTTCGTCACCCACCCGCTCCGGCGCGAGATCGTGGCGACCTGCGCCGTGAACCACCTCGTCAACCACGCGGGCATCAGCTTCCTGCCCCGAGTGATGGGCGCGGCCGGGGCCGGCCTGGCGCCGGTCGTGGCGGCCTATCTCGAGGTCGACCGCGCGAGCCGTGCTCAGGAGCTTCGTGAGGCCGTGCTCGCGACGGGCATGAAGATCGAGGACGAACTCCAGGCGCTGCTCTCGCTCGAGGAGGCCCTCGAAGGCGCCGTGCGGGCCAGGCTCGAGGGCAAGACGGACGATGCCGCCACGGTGCTCGATCCGCTTCGCCGGACGCTGAGGCTGTAGACCGATGTGCGGTACGATGCTGGCAGGGGGAACGTCATGGACGAGCAGGTCCAGAGCGTGTTCGTCGCCAGCGGCGAGATCGAGGCGCAGCAGGTGTGTGCCTTTCTCGAAGCGGCCGGCATCAGGACGGCCGTGCGTGGCGAGTCGCTGAGGCTGACCCACGGCCTCACGCTCGATGGCCTCGGTGCCGTCGAGATCCTCGTCGCCGACGTCGACGCGGAGCGGGCGCGCCAGATGCTCGCTTCTGCCGAAGAGGGCCGGTTGCGTCTCGACGAGGACGCCTCGCCCGGCCCCGCCCCCGCGGATCCGCCGGGCGAGTGACGGTTGTCGATGCCGATGTCGCGGCATCCCCTTCGACTGCGGAGCCACCGATGAACGACACGCTCACCCTCGTCGGTCTCGTCGTCGCCGCGTTGCTCATCTTCCTTTACTTGCGTCGCCGCGGCGAGGCGCGACCGGCCCCGCCGCCGCAGCTGGCGCACGACCAGAGACCGGCTGCGGCGCCGCCGCCGTCACCGTCGGTCGACCCTTCGGCCGCGCTCACCGGGTACCGGCAGGTGCGCATCACGCACCCGCTCGTGCAGAAGGCCGCGCGCCGGGCGGCGTCGAGCGGAACGGCCGCGGCGAAGATGGTCGTGACCGACGGCCGGGAGATGTACTTCTCGCTCGACGCGATCGGGGACGACGCCGAGCGACGGCGCGCGCACGAGCTGCTCACGCGGTTCCAGGCCGGCGAGGAGGCCGACCTTGCGGAGGTGATGGCGCTGCTCGGCCGGCTCGGTGGTGACTGATGCAGAAAGCGAGGCGCCGGGGCCAGAACGGCCCCGGCGTCGACGTCCGCACGCGGACGCTCAGAAGATCCAGCTCACGCCGACGAACCCGTTGACGTACCGGCCCGACTGATCGATCAACAGGTACGACGACTTGTCGTCGTACCGGCTCACTTCGACCATCGTGTTCACCATCAGCTCGTTCGTCAGGCGGTAGTTCACGCCGACACTCTGCGTGAACTGGCCGATGTCCAGGTTCGAGAAGCCCGGCGTCGACGACGACTGCAGGACGAAGTCGAGGCCGAGGGTTTTCGACACGAGATCGGCACTCGGCGCGTACGTGAAGTTGTAGATGGACGCCTTACCGCGGTTCCAGGCCGTGTTGGCGAAGATCTCGGCCCGCGCCGAGGGGTAGACCTGGAGACCGGCCCAGGCGTTGTGCGCGTCGTTCTCGTAGCCGCCGTCGGCGTCGAGGGAGCCAAACTGGCCCCCGGTGATGCCGGCCGCTCAACCGACGAAGGCAAGGGTGGAGAAGAGCGTCTCCAGCCGCTCGCGTTGATACTGGTAGCCCGCCGAGAGGGTCCAGCGCTCGCCTCCCGCAAACCAGAGGTCGACGCCGGGCGAGTGCGCCGAGCGCGTCCAGTCGGAGTAGTTCAGCTCGTCGTTCTTCGAATCGCGATACCGATAGCTGGCCGAGATCGCGACACGTTCGTCCGGCGTCCACGACACCGTCTGGTCGAAGCGCAGGTCGCGTGACGGAAACGACGTCAGGTCGGTCGACCGGGTCCGGTAGAACTCGTAGTACTGCAGGCCGAGCAGCGGTGACGGCGGCGACCCCGGGCTCGGGAAGGGCTGCAGCACCGCCGGCGTCGCGGCGTGCACGTACCGGAAGGGTTCGTCGATCCAGTCGTTCCTGACCCGGAACCGGTACTGCGCCTGCCTGCCGAGCGGCGCCCGGCCGCTCACGAGCACGGTGTTCGTGGTCGTCTGGTCGATCTCCCCGTGCGGGCGATCGATCCGCTCCCACTCGTACCCGAATCGCAACGAAGTCTTCTTCCGCGGACGGTAGTTCAGCTCGACCGCCATCTCGGTCGGCGTACGCGACCGCTCGGAGTAGCGCGTCCAGTCGAGCTCGCCGACCGTCGGGTACGCTTGCTCGTAGGTGAGTCCGGCGATTGGGCCGGCGGGGTTCGGCTTCTCGGGCACGTGAATGAAGACATCGTCGGCCTCGATGCTGTAGCGGCGCAGGTCGGCCCGGAGCGTGAGCTTCGGGTGGATCGGCACGACGAGCCGTCCGCTGCCTCCCGTGTAATCGACCTCGAGCCGGGTGTCTTCGTTGCGCGAGACGCTCTTCGTGAACTGCCCCGAAAGCGCCGCGTCGCGCGGGAGCGCGACGTTCGCGCGCACGACGTGCATGTCCTTGCGCAGGCCCGGAACGGTCGCCATCGGCAGCGGACCGTCCTCCTCTTCGTACCACAGCCGGTTGAGGAAGATGTCCTGGAGCGTGGCCGGGTGCACGCCGTTGATGTACTGCGTGATGATGGTCGGCGCGTCGCTCCGGAACAGGCGATTGGTGTAGGTGTAGTCGACGCTCACCGCGCCCATCGCGATCTTCGCGCCCGCCGAGAGGTCGCGCGTCGTCTCGTCGACCTCGCGCGTGTAGCCGCGCACGTGGCACGTCGCGCAGTGGTTCACCGTCGTCGACTGGCGCGCGCCGTCGCGCATCTGCTGCCGGTGGCCGACGAAGAACGAGACGCCCGCCGGGAGGTTGGTCGAGACGCGCGCGTCGAGCTCGCCCACGTTCACCTGGTAGCGCGCCCCGGGATCGGTGTCCTCGTGCGTCACGACGAAGGTGCCGTTGATGTTCGACGCCGAGTCGAGGTAGGCGAGCGAGTCGTGCTCGATGCGGTGCGGGAAGCGCTGGTAGCGCACGTGCGCGCGCACCCACCGGTTGAAGTCGATGTCGGCGAGGTAGCGTTGCGCCCGGGCATCACCCGAGTTCCGTGCCGAGACGTCGAAGTGGAAGCCGCTGTGGCCCCCCCAGAACTCGGCGGCGAGCGAGGGCACGGCGCCCGGCCTCAGCACCTGGAACTCGCCGACGCGCCCGAGGTCGTTTCTGCCGTCGGTGGCCAGCGTGCCGAAGGTGAACATGCCCTCCCACTTCAGACCCGGTGGGGAAGGGGCGACCTGAGCCGGGTCGGCTGGTGGTGACGCCGGCGTCTGGCCGTCGGCGGCCGGCGGTGCGAGGCCGAGCGCCAGGGCGACGGCGACCACGGGCAGGATGAGACTCGATCCGGTTCGCATGGCGTCCCTCCTCAGCGCGTCATGGCCTTGCCGCGGCCGGTGACGCCCTGCGACGGCAGATCCGAGCCGTGGATCTTGTTGTGGCACGCCGTGCACCGCGTGCCGTAGGCGCGCATGAACCCGGTCGGGCCGTTGGGGTTCGTCGAGCCGCCAGCCGGCAGGAAGAACGGCGTGCTCGGCGCGAGTCGCGCGTTGTGGAAGTGCATCTCGTGGCACTGCAGGCACAGGAACGGCTCGCCCTGCTTGAGCAGGTTGTTTGCCACCGTCCCGTGCGGCGAATGGCAGCTCGTGCAGCTCTCCTCGACCGGCGCGTGCTCGAAGACGAAGGGGCCGGCCTTCGACGTGTGACACGACGTGCACAACTCGTTCGGCCGCTCGGCCGAGCGGACCATGCCGAGGCCAGTGCCGTGGACCTCGTGACAGGAGCTGCATGTCATCAGCCCCTCGCGCACGGGGTGCCGCGAGCTGCCCATGAACTGCGCCCGCTGTTGCCTGTGACAGTCGAAGCACAGCTCCGGCTCGGACTTCGCCAGTGAGCCGCGTGGCGCCGGGGCCGTCGCATGCGAGGCCACCATCCCTTCGGCCGACGTCAGACGCCCTGCGACCTGGCGCGACTGGTGAATCCTGTGGCAGCTGGTGCAGCCGACGTCAGACATCGCGTGCTCGCTGCCGGCCCAGGCCATCGCCGAGTCGCCGCGATGGCACGACAGGCACGCTCGCGCCGACTCCTCGACGGTCAGATCCTTGAAGCCCCTGATCGCCGCCGCGTCGCCGCTCTCGGCGTGCGTGCTGCCTGGGCCATGGCAGGACTCGCAGCGCTCGTGCGGCGCGCGGTGCTCCCACGCCGCGAGCCGGCCGTGCGCCGATCGGTCGAACTGAGTCGCGACCTCTTCGTGACACATCGCGCAGGTGTCCTGGCCCACGGCCGTCGCCGGCGGACCTGCCGACTGTGCCGACAGCAGGCCCGCGGCGCCCACGGCGAGGGCGCCGACGAAGCCTGCCAGGTGGGGAAGACGCATGATGAAGCCCCCTCTCGAGTTGTCTGGCTCGGTCGGCCCGCCGGGCGGCAGACACAACCTCGACACACGGCAGGGGCAAGCGTCGTGCCGCACACCGCCGCATCGTTCGTCACCACCTTCAAGTCCTTTCTCACGTGACAGATGCCTGGCTCGGGCGAGCCGGCGGGCCTGGGCCATCGCTCGACTGGTGCGACAAGATGGCAGGGTTTCGGCCGCGTCGTTGACAGATTGTCCAGACAGGTTCCGACTGACGGTGCCCACGCCACGGAAAGTCGGCGAAACCTGCGGGATCCTGACAATCTGTCAATGGTCCGCGTCGCGTCGGATGGCGGTTGACGTTCGCTAACTCGCTGAGCGCGTGTGTGTTGCAGGCGTGTGACGACTCCGTGCCGACGCCCGCAGCGGGTGGCGTCTGAATTGCTTTTACGACCTCATCGACCGGGGAGGGCACGCGCATGGCACTGGCGGCGGGAACGGTCGGGCGAGTCGGCACACCGCCGCAAAGCGACGCCTGTGACGTGGTACCACACGCCGTTGCGGCCGCCAGGCGCGACGACGTGGCGGCTCCGCTGAGGGGACCGTCGGCCGACGAGTACCGGGAGATCCTCGCCACGATCGACGCCCTGCACCGGCCGCCCGAGCTGTCGCCCTCGTCGCGTGCGCTCGACATCTTCGCGGTCGGCTTGCCGCTCGTGGCCGCCACGGTGACCGCCGGCTTCGTGTTGACGAGAGTTGTCCCCCGAGGCCAGCTCGTCTGGCTCGGTCTGGCGCTGGCCGCCCTCGTTGCGGGTCATGTCCTGCTGCGCCTGCGCCGACAGCGTCACCTGGCCGAGCGCGAGACGGAGCAGGTGAGGCGCGAGCTGGCCCTGCAGGCCCGTGTGGCCGCCTGCGAGTCGCGTCGCCATCGCCTCGCCGCCTTCTCGCGCCTCGCCGCGCAGATTGCCCACGAGGTCCGGAATCCGCTCAGTTCGATCGTGCTCAATACGGAACTGCTGGAAGAGGAGCTGGGGAGCGCGCCGTCGGCGCCGCAGGCCGAGATGCTCGGCCTCGTCACGTCGATCAAGTCCGAAGCCGAGAGGCTCCACCTGCTCACGAACGAGTACCTGGCGTTTGCCCGGATGCCCGAGCCGGAGCCCCAGTCCATCTCGCTCGGCCGGCTCGTGGCGGACGTCGCGGGATTCGTCCGCGAGGAAGCGGCCCGGCAAGGTGTGGTCATCGACACGCGTCTGCCCTCGACCGGCCCGCCGGTGTCCGCGGATCCGCGCCTCGTCAGGCAGGCGGTCGTCAACCTCGTGCGCAACGCCCTCGAGGCCATGCCCTCGGGAGGCCGGCTCACGCTGTCGGCGCGTCAGGTCGGCGCGTTCGGAGTGCTCGACGTGGCCGACACCGGCCCGGGCGTTCCGGAGGAATACCTCGACGAGATCTTCGAGCCGTTCTTCACGACCCGCCCCCAGGGGACGGGCCTCGGGCTCTCGGTCGCCGCCCGGATCGTGCGCGAGCACGGCGGCCGGCTCGAGGTGCGAAACGACGGGGGCGCCGTCTTCACGGCGTGGCTGCCGACGACGGTGTCCACGGCCGTCCGGCCGGTCGGACGCGTCGCGGAGGTGCCCGACCTCGTCGGTGAGGAGGCCTGACGTGCCCAATCGCATCCTGGTCGTCGACGACGAGGAGGAGCTGAGGCGGTCGGTCGAGAAGATCCTTCGCCGCTGCGGCCACGAGGTCGACACGGCGGCGACCGGGGCGGCCGCCATCGAGCTGGTGCGCCACCGGCCCTACAGTCTGGTGATCACCGACTTCCGCCTGCCCGACACCGACGGCCTGGAGTTGCTGCGGCAGGTGAGGACGCTGCTGCCCGACGTCGAGGTCCTCGTCATCACGGCGTTCGGCAACATTCCGCTGGCGGTCGACGCCATCCGGCACGGCGCCTACGACTTCCTGTCGAAGCCCTTCAAGCGGGCCGAGCTCGAGCACGCCGTCGCGCGCGCCGTCGAGCGGCAGGCGCTCGCGGCCGAGAACCGGCGGCTGAAGCTGGAACTGGCCGAGCGGGGCTCGTCGCCGTTCTCGCGGGTAGTGGGCCAGAGCCCCGCGATTCAGCGGGTGCTGCAGATGGCGGAGCAGGTCGCGCCGAGCAGTGCGACCGTCCTGGTGGTCGGCGAGAGCGGCACGGGCAAGGAGGTCGTGGCCGAGACCATCCATCGCCTCGGACCCCGCCGCGATCGTCCGCTGGTCAAGGTGAACTGCGCGGCCCTGCCCGAGACGCTCCTCGAGGCCGAACTCTTCGGTCACGAACGGGGTGCGTTCACCGGCGCGCTCGGGCGTCGAGAGGGACGGTTCGCGCTCGCGCACCAGGGCACGTTGTTCCTCGACGAGATTGGCAGCGTCAACCTGGCCGTGCAGGTCAAGCTGCTGCGCGTGCTGCAGGACGGGACGTACGAGCCCCTCGGATCGACGCGCACTGCCCGATCCGATTGCCGCATCGTCGCCGCGACGAACCTGGATCTGGCAGAGGAGGTCGCCGCCGGACGGTTTCGCGAGGACCTGTACTACCGGCTGAACGTGATCACGATAGAGATGCCTCCGCTGCGCGAGCGGATCGAGGACGTGCCGCTGCTCGCCGCTCATTTCCTGCGCGTCTACGCAGCCCGCAACGGGAAGGACATCGACGCCATCGCTCCGGCGGCGATGCAGCGGCTGATGGCGTGGCACTGGCCCGGCAACATTCGTGAGCTCGAACACGCCGTCGAGCGCGCCGTCGTCCTGGCCACCGGGCGAATCATCGAGGAGGGCCACCTGCCCCAGAGCCTCAGGGGCCGGCTGGCGACAGGCACGGGCCCGGCGGCCGAGCCGCCAGCCGATGCCGCCGTCATTCCGGTGCCCGTGGGACTGCCTCTCGAAGACGTCGAGCGGCTGCTCATCCAGGAGACCCTTCGTCGTACCGGCGGCAACAAGCAGCGCGCGGCCGAACTGCTCGGCATCGCGTCGCGGACCATCTACCGGAAGCTCGGATGACCGGTGTGCCGTGATCTCGAAACCCGCAGACCCGTTCCCAGCCCCAGCCGAAAGGACCGCATCATGGTGATTCGTGACGAAGACGTCTTCGCGTATCACGAGCTCCCGCGACCGGGCAAACTCGAGGTGAACACCTCGAAGCCCTGCCTGACGCAGCGCGACCTCTCGCTCGCCTACACGCCGGGCGTCGCGAGACCCTGCCTGGCGATCGAGCAGGACCCGGAGGCGGCCTATCGCTTCACCGGCAAGGGCAACCTCGTGGCGGTCGTGTCGAACGGCACGGCCGTGCTCGGCCTCGGCGACATCGGCGCCCTCGCGGGCAAGCCCGTGATGGAGGGCAAGGGCGTCCTCTTCAAGCGCTTCGCCGACATCAACGTGTTCGACATCGAGCTCGACACGAAGGACCCCGACGAGATCATCCGCATCGTCAAGGCGCTCGAGCCGACCTTTGGCGGGATCAACCTCGAGGACATCAAGGCGCCCGAGTGCTTCTACATCGAGGAGACGCTCAAGAAGGAGATGGGCATCCCGGTGTTCCACGACGACCAGCACGGGACGGCGATCATCTCGGGCGCCGCCCTGCTGAACGCGCTCGAGCTCGTCGGCAAGCGCATCGACCAAGTGCGGGTCGTGTTCGCCGGCGCCGGCGCGGCGGGGATCGCCTGCGCCGAGATGTACCTCACGCTCGGCGTCAAGCGCGAGAACATCGTCCTCATCGACACGGTCGGCGTGGTCTACACGGGCCGGACCGAAAAGATGAACGCGTACAAGGCGCGGTTCGCGGTCGACACGCCGCTGCGTTCGCTGGCCGACGCGATGCGCGGGGCCGACGTGTTCGTCGGGGTCTCGGCGCGCGATCTCGTCACGCCCGAGATGCTCCTGTCGATGGCCGAGCGGCCCATCGTGTTCGCCATGGCGAACCCGGATCCGGAGATCCCCTACGACCTCGCCGTCGCCACGCGGTCTGACGTGATCATGGCCACCGGGCGCTCCGACTTCCCGAACCAAGTGAACAACGTGCTCGGCTTCCCGTTCATCTTCCGTGGCGCGCTCGACGTGCGGGCGAGCGCGATCAACGACGAGATGAAGATCGCCGCGGTGCACGCGCTCGCCGACCTGGCCCGGCAGGACGTGCCGGACCAGGTGCTCAAGGCGTACGGCGTCGAGAAGCTCGGCTTCGGCAAGGAGTACCTGATTCCGAAGCCCTTCGATCCGCGCGTCCTGCTGTGGGAAGCGCCAGCCGTGGCGAAGGCCGCGATGGCGAGCGGTGTGGCGCGCCGGCCCATCGCCGACCTCGATGCCTACCGCGAGTCGCTCGAGCGCATCCTCGGCCCGTCGCGCAAGGTCGTCAACCTGCTCGTGCACAAGGCGCAGCAGTCGACGCCGCACCGGCTGGTGTTCTCGGAAGGCGAGGACGACAAGGTCGTTCGCGCTGCCAGGCTCATCGCCGACCAGCACATCGCCCGACCGGTACTGCTCGGCCGGCCCGACTTCATCAACCAGCGGGCGTCCGAGTTCGGCTTCGACCTGAACGGCTGCGAGATCGTCGACGTCGCGTCGTCGCCGAGGCTCGACGCGTTCGCCGATGCCCTGTACCGACTCAGGTCGCGCCGGGGCATGACCCCGCACGCGGCCGCCACGCGCATCCGCGACCCGAAGGTCTTCGGCCTGATGATGGTCCACCTCGGGGAGGTCGACGGGTTCGTCGGCGGCATGGACGAGGCCTACCCCGAGACGATTCGCCCCGCGCTGCAGATCGTCGGCCTGCGTGATGGCGTGTCGCGAGTGTCGGCCCTTCAGTTGCTGGTGCTGAAGGACCGGCTCTTCTTCTTCGCCGACACGATGGTGAACATCGAGCCGACGGCCGAGGAACTGGCCGAAATCGCCTGCCTGGCGGCCGATACGGCGCACATGTTCGACATCGAGCCGCGGGTCGCCATGTTGTCCTTCTCGAGCTTCGGGTCGGTGCCACACCCGCTCGCCGGGCGCGTCGCCGAGGCCACGAGGCTCGCCAGGAAGCGCCGGCCCGACCTCATCATCGACGGCGAGATGCACCTCGACACGGCCGTGGTCGAGGAGATCGTCCGGCACAACTACCCCCACTCGAGGATTCGGGGCGACGCCAACGTGCTGGTGTTCCCGAGCCTGGCGTCGGGCAACATCGGCTAC
The Acidobacteriota bacterium DNA segment above includes these coding regions:
- a CDS encoding NADP-dependent malic enzyme, which gives rise to MVIRDEDVFAYHELPRPGKLEVNTSKPCLTQRDLSLAYTPGVARPCLAIEQDPEAAYRFTGKGNLVAVVSNGTAVLGLGDIGALAGKPVMEGKGVLFKRFADINVFDIELDTKDPDEIIRIVKALEPTFGGINLEDIKAPECFYIEETLKKEMGIPVFHDDQHGTAIISGAALLNALELVGKRIDQVRVVFAGAGAAGIACAEMYLTLGVKRENIVLIDTVGVVYTGRTEKMNAYKARFAVDTPLRSLADAMRGADVFVGVSARDLVTPEMLLSMAERPIVFAMANPDPEIPYDLAVATRSDVIMATGRSDFPNQVNNVLGFPFIFRGALDVRASAINDEMKIAAVHALADLARQDVPDQVLKAYGVEKLGFGKEYLIPKPFDPRVLLWEAPAVAKAAMASGVARRPIADLDAYRESLERILGPSRKVVNLLVHKAQQSTPHRLVFSEGEDDKVVRAARLIADQHIARPVLLGRPDFINQRASEFGFDLNGCEIVDVASSPRLDAFADALYRLRSRRGMTPHAAATRIRDPKVFGLMMVHLGEVDGFVGGMDEAYPETIRPALQIVGLRDGVSRVSALQLLVLKDRLFFFADTMVNIEPTAEELAEIACLAADTAHMFDIEPRVAMLSFSSFGSVPHPLAGRVAEATRLARKRRPDLIIDGEMHLDTAVVEEIVRHNYPHSRIRGDANVLVFPSLASGNIGYKLVQHLGRAEALGPYLMGMRRPVSVLQHGTTVTDIVNLATITAVAADFGGTAVPVAAPAPEPVGAR